In Halobacillus amylolyticus, the following proteins share a genomic window:
- a CDS encoding NAD(P)/FAD-dependent oxidoreductase, whose product MDDKVYDITIIGGGPVGLFTAFYGGMRQASVKIIESLPHLGGQLTALYPEKYIFDVAGFPRVRAQELVDNLEEQALAFDPAISLDQAVESVERLEDNSLKLTTNKEVHYTRTLIITAGNGAFQPRRLKIDDTERFEETNLHYHVNDMNKFADKNVMICGGGDSAVDWALMLEPIAKQVSLVHRRDKFRAHEHSVEQLMNSSVKLMTPFTPEKMIGEDRISQVELHEVKGDHVETIDVDEVVVNYGFISSLGPIKNWELEIEKNSIVVNSKMETNIEGIYAAGDICTYPGKVKLIASGFGEGPTAVNNAKAYLDPSARVQPKHSTSMFS is encoded by the coding sequence ATGGATGACAAAGTATATGATATAACGATAATTGGCGGGGGCCCTGTTGGTTTATTCACAGCATTCTATGGCGGTATGCGACAAGCAAGCGTTAAAATAATAGAGAGTTTACCTCATTTGGGTGGGCAGCTTACTGCTCTTTACCCTGAAAAATATATATTTGATGTAGCAGGATTTCCACGAGTACGCGCACAGGAGCTTGTAGATAACTTAGAAGAACAGGCGTTAGCATTTGATCCGGCTATTTCTCTTGATCAAGCGGTTGAAAGCGTTGAGCGTCTTGAGGATAATTCCCTTAAACTTACAACCAATAAGGAGGTACATTATACACGCACACTCATCATCACAGCAGGGAATGGTGCTTTCCAGCCAAGAAGACTGAAAATTGATGATACAGAAAGATTTGAAGAAACAAACTTGCATTACCATGTGAACGATATGAATAAGTTCGCTGATAAAAATGTTATGATATGCGGCGGCGGCGATTCAGCCGTTGACTGGGCATTGATGCTTGAACCGATCGCGAAACAAGTTTCACTCGTTCACCGTCGTGACAAGTTCCGCGCTCATGAACATAGTGTCGAACAGTTGATGAACTCAAGTGTTAAATTGATGACACCGTTCACGCCTGAAAAAATGATCGGTGAGGATCGGATCAGTCAAGTTGAGCTTCATGAAGTAAAAGGAGATCACGTTGAAACAATCGATGTTGATGAAGTAGTCGTCAACTACGGATTCATTTCATCCTTAGGTCCAATAAAGAATTGGGAGCTCGAAATTGAAAAAAATAGCATTGTCGTTAATTCTAAAATGGAAACCAATATAGAAGGTATCTATGCGGCAGGGGATATTTGCACTTACCCGGGTAAAGTTAAACTGATTGCTTCCGGTTTTGGAGAAGGTCCAACTGCTGTAAATAATGCCAAAGCCTATCTCGACCCTAGTGCACGAGTACAACCTAAGCATTCCACAAGCATGTTTTCCTAA
- a CDS encoding phosphatidylglycerophosphatase A family protein: MTAEDRSISVLEKTAREWLTDRGVTIDDMAELVHYLQSKYHPSLTMEDCRYNVDQVLKKREVQNAIVTGIQLDKLAEQKKLEEPLQSTIEVDEGLYGVDEIIAFSIVNVYGSIGFTNYGYIDKQKPGILQALNDKSSGQCHTFLDDIVGAIAAAASSRLAHSAVGEAEEE, encoded by the coding sequence ATGACTGCAGAAGATCGATCAATATCGGTGTTAGAAAAAACGGCAAGAGAGTGGCTGACAGATCGTGGTGTAACCATTGATGATATGGCAGAACTTGTCCATTACCTTCAATCCAAATACCACCCTAGCCTCACAATGGAGGATTGTCGATATAATGTCGATCAAGTACTTAAAAAACGTGAGGTACAGAATGCAATTGTAACAGGCATCCAGCTCGATAAGCTTGCTGAACAAAAGAAGCTTGAAGAACCCCTTCAATCGACTATAGAAGTGGATGAAGGATTATACGGAGTGGATGAAATTATTGCTTTCTCGATCGTAAATGTATATGGATCAATTGGATTTACTAATTATGGCTATATCGATAAGCAAAAACCAGGAATCCTACAGGCTCTCAATGATAAATCATCAGGACAGTGTCATACCTTCTTAGATGACATTGTTGGTGCCATCGCTGCTGCCGCTTCAAGCAGACTTGCTCACAGCGCCGTCGGTGAAGCAGAAGAAGAATAA
- a CDS encoding HesB/IscA family protein has protein sequence MILNITEAANHRIKEMLKEEDSNNAHLRFGVKGGGCSGLSYAMGFEDEINEELDTTEMSDGIPVVIHTQDIPIVEGTTIDFKENMMGGGFTIDNPNAIVSCGCGSSFKTATNAGTPDPNC, from the coding sequence ATGATTCTTAATATCACTGAAGCAGCGAACCATCGAATTAAAGAAATGTTGAAGGAAGAAGATTCGAACAATGCACACCTTCGTTTTGGAGTGAAAGGTGGGGGCTGTAGTGGATTGTCATATGCGATGGGCTTCGAAGATGAGATAAATGAAGAATTAGATACAACGGAAATGTCGGATGGGATTCCCGTAGTCATTCATACACAAGATATTCCAATCGTTGAAGGGACGACCATTGATTTTAAGGAAAATATGATGGGCGGCGGGTTTACGATTGATAACCCGAACGCGATCGTTTCTTGCGGCTGTGGTTCTTCTTTTAAAACAGCAACAAATGCTGGTACACCAGATCCTAACTGCTAA
- a CDS encoding divergent PAP2 family protein: MDLLQNFPLWASLAAILFAQAIKIPIQFIASRKFDAGLAFSTGGMPSSHSAAVAALATGVGVDQGLDSPIFAIACVFSIIVMFDSTGVRRQTGEQAIMLNILLNDFHRFVGEAKDWSNKGEFQKKEELKELLGHRPIEVFFGALTGIGLTLVLNALF; this comes from the coding sequence ATGGATTTACTACAAAATTTTCCTCTATGGGCGTCACTTGCCGCCATACTTTTTGCTCAAGCTATCAAAATTCCAATTCAATTTATTGCCTCAAGAAAATTCGATGCTGGACTTGCTTTCAGCACTGGAGGGATGCCAAGCAGCCATTCAGCCGCAGTTGCTGCCCTCGCGACAGGTGTTGGCGTAGATCAAGGCTTGGATTCTCCTATATTTGCCATTGCCTGTGTATTTTCAATTATCGTTATGTTCGACTCAACAGGAGTACGAAGACAAACAGGAGAACAAGCTATTATGTTAAATATATTATTAAACGACTTTCACCGTTTCGTCGGCGAGGCTAAAGACTGGAGCAATAAAGGAGAATTCCAAAAGAAGGAAGAGTTGAAAGAGCTTTTAGGACATCGGCCAATCGAAGTCTTTTTCGGAGCACTGACGGGCATTGGTCTCACCCTGGTTCTGAATGCCCTGTTCTGA
- a CDS encoding NAD(P)/FAD-dependent oxidoreductase, which produces MNNPNIVIIGAGYGGIMTAVKLQKSLNVNEANITLVNKHSYHYQTTWLHENAAGTLHHDRTRMQINDLIDTSKINFVQDTVTKVQPDDKKVLLENGELSYDYLVVGLGFEAATFGIQGLKENAFTISSINSARLIRQHIEYNFAKYNNEADKKEERLNLVVGGAGFTGIEFVGELANRVPELCKEYDVPREKVRIINVEAAPTALPGFDPELVEYAMNSLEARGVEFKIGAMIKEVTEDKLIFEKDEKREEISTNTVVWAAGVQGNSLIVDAGFETNRGRIPVRGDLRAPNYDDVFVVGDCALIMNEETERPYPPTAQIAIQQAEHTAENLKKLVQGNNHLESFTPEIQGTVASLGHNDAIGVVFDDKKLFGWSASAMKKLIDNRYLLKLGGIGLVLKKGKLNFFK; this is translated from the coding sequence ATGAACAATCCGAATATCGTGATCATTGGAGCCGGCTACGGTGGAATTATGACGGCAGTTAAGTTGCAAAAAAGCCTAAATGTAAATGAAGCTAACATAACTTTGGTCAACAAGCACAGCTATCATTACCAAACTACCTGGCTTCACGAAAATGCGGCTGGGACTTTGCATCACGACCGTACGAGAATGCAAATTAATGATCTCATCGACACGAGTAAAATTAACTTCGTTCAGGATACTGTAACCAAGGTTCAACCTGACGATAAGAAAGTGCTTCTAGAGAACGGCGAACTATCCTATGATTATCTGGTTGTCGGATTAGGGTTTGAAGCAGCAACGTTCGGTATTCAAGGCCTAAAGGAAAATGCATTTACAATCAGCAGTATTAATAGTGCGCGTCTTATCCGCCAGCATATTGAATATAACTTCGCTAAATACAACAATGAAGCGGACAAGAAAGAAGAACGCTTAAATCTTGTTGTAGGTGGTGCCGGCTTCACAGGAATTGAATTTGTCGGTGAGCTTGCGAACCGTGTTCCTGAGCTTTGTAAAGAGTACGACGTTCCGCGTGAAAAAGTGCGGATCATTAATGTGGAAGCGGCCCCAACTGCATTGCCAGGGTTTGATCCCGAGTTGGTGGAATATGCAATGAACTCCCTTGAGGCACGCGGTGTTGAGTTCAAGATTGGTGCGATGATCAAGGAAGTAACGGAAGATAAACTAATATTTGAAAAAGATGAAAAACGTGAAGAAATTTCAACGAATACAGTTGTGTGGGCAGCTGGAGTCCAGGGAAACTCCCTAATCGTTGATGCTGGTTTTGAAACCAATCGCGGGCGAATTCCGGTTCGAGGAGATTTGCGAGCACCGAATTATGATGACGTATTCGTCGTGGGTGATTGTGCATTAATCATGAACGAAGAGACAGAACGTCCCTATCCTCCAACAGCACAAATCGCTATTCAACAAGCAGAGCACACAGCAGAAAATCTTAAAAAGCTTGTGCAAGGAAACAATCATTTAGAATCATTCACACCTGAAATCCAAGGTACAGTTGCTTCATTAGGACATAACGATGCGATTGGTGTTGTATTTGATGATAAGAAGCTATTTGGCTGGTCAGCGTCAGCAATGAAGAAACTGATTGACAATCGTTATCTTCTTAAACTAGGCGGGATCGGACTTGTTCTTAAAAAAGGGAAGCTTAATTTCTTTAAATAA
- a CDS encoding NifU family protein gives MESQVQEVLNKLRPFLLRDGGDVELVDVEDGIVRLRLMGACGNCPSSTITLKAGIERALSQEVPGIHEVEQVF, from the coding sequence ATGGAATCACAAGTTCAAGAAGTACTAAATAAACTTCGCCCATTTTTACTCCGTGACGGAGGGGACGTTGAATTAGTTGACGTTGAGGACGGGATTGTCCGCCTGCGTCTTATGGGAGCATGCGGGAACTGTCCAAGCTCTACGATTACATTAAAAGCAGGAATTGAGCGTGCACTTTCCCAAGAAGTTCCGGGGATTCATGAAGTCGAACAAGTATTCTAA
- a CDS encoding 3D domain-containing protein: MRKHLRTLIFVTLFAVGIYFTLVNITNMTLKDVDNWLYSNEKASAFEGEMMSERGTSLESKSLKVKKAQKRYVSTSTVEAPGSLLDAIDVSQYPSNTVMATGYTAGYESTGKTPGHPQYGITYSGVSVKRDLYSTIAADLSVYPIGTILFIPNYGYGVVADKGSAIQGNEIDLYYPTVDDVYEHWGKKSVEVYVIKEGDGSLTEEDLALLNKNEALQVFRTQIQKE, translated from the coding sequence ATGAGAAAACATTTACGTACTCTTATTTTTGTAACATTATTCGCTGTAGGCATCTATTTTACTTTGGTAAACATAACAAATATGACGTTGAAAGATGTAGACAACTGGCTATACAGCAATGAAAAAGCGTCTGCTTTTGAAGGAGAAATGATGAGCGAAAGAGGAACAAGTCTTGAAAGTAAATCGCTTAAAGTAAAGAAAGCACAGAAGCGTTATGTGTCTACATCTACTGTGGAAGCACCAGGATCGCTGCTGGATGCAATTGATGTGTCGCAATACCCTAGTAATACAGTTATGGCAACAGGGTATACAGCAGGTTACGAATCAACTGGAAAAACGCCAGGGCATCCCCAATATGGCATAACTTATTCAGGTGTCAGTGTAAAAAGAGATTTATATTCTACTATAGCAGCAGATCTATCGGTCTATCCGATTGGAACCATTTTGTTCATTCCGAATTATGGGTATGGAGTCGTTGCGGATAAAGGTTCTGCGATACAGGGTAATGAAATTGATTTATATTATCCAACTGTAGATGATGTTTATGAGCATTGGGGTAAGAAGTCAGTAGAGGTTTATGTTATTAAGGAAGGCGATGGATCGCTTACAGAAGAGGATTTGGCTTTACTCAATAAAAATGAAGCGTTACAAGTGTTTAGGACACAAATACAGAAAGAGTAA
- a CDS encoding YuzD family protein, whose translation MSEKAVKLTVYGAEERCASCVNAPGSKETFEWLEAAIDRKYGKGQVEYSYVDIHTEHCSERGQKYVKQILADELFYPLVVINGEIAAEGIPRLKSVCSVLEQHGLKGLSEA comes from the coding sequence ATGAGTGAAAAGGCGGTTAAATTAACAGTGTATGGGGCAGAAGAGAGGTGCGCCAGTTGTGTCAATGCACCTGGGTCCAAGGAAACGTTTGAGTGGCTGGAGGCAGCTATCGACCGAAAGTATGGGAAAGGCCAGGTGGAATATTCGTATGTAGATATTCATACGGAACACTGTAGTGAGAGGGGACAAAAGTATGTAAAGCAAATTCTAGCCGATGAGCTTTTTTATCCATTGGTAGTCATAAATGGCGAAATAGCCGCCGAAGGTATTCCCCGCTTGAAATCGGTCTGTTCCGTGCTTGAACAACATGGGTTGAAAGGACTTTCTGAAGCCTGA
- a CDS encoding cation:proton antiporter regulatory subunit, which translates to MNISVSQLPGIGQKITLKTAEDSMLVLIVHHTGKRELYFFDEADSEEADFAMDLTSDETRELGAQLLGATYQPVDANKLKMFKNQIVIDWIELKESSSITHQTIEESEIRNKTGVTIIGIIKKDETIAIPEADTQLLPGDVIMTIGKQEQIDSFTDLCNGKD; encoded by the coding sequence ATGAATATTTCTGTTTCACAATTGCCGGGTATCGGTCAAAAGATTACCTTGAAGACTGCGGAAGATAGTATGCTTGTGCTGATCGTACATCATACAGGTAAACGTGAGCTTTATTTTTTCGACGAAGCAGATAGTGAAGAAGCTGATTTTGCCATGGACTTAACATCGGATGAAACGAGAGAGCTTGGTGCACAATTGCTTGGTGCAACATATCAGCCGGTTGATGCGAACAAGCTAAAAATGTTTAAAAACCAAATCGTGATCGACTGGATTGAATTGAAGGAATCTTCCTCTATTACACATCAAACCATCGAAGAATCTGAGATTAGAAACAAGACAGGTGTGACAATTATTGGTATAATTAAGAAAGATGAAACCATTGCCATCCCTGAAGCGGACACGCAACTATTGCCGGGAGATGTCATTATGACCATTGGGAAGCAGGAGCAAATTGATAGCTTCACTGATTTGTGCAATGGAAAGGATTGA
- a CDS encoding YuiB family protein has protein sequence MNIVQFVVSMLLFFVLFFGIGFLLNMILRTSWVMAVVYPVIVLLIVDNFEISRYFTEASSAFQTVFVQLANLQVVDIVILASGFAGTITAGIVIRLLRKHGYQMF, from the coding sequence TTGAATATTGTTCAGTTTGTTGTATCTATGCTTTTGTTTTTTGTGCTATTTTTTGGTATTGGTTTTTTATTAAATATGATTTTGAGGACCTCCTGGGTAATGGCTGTTGTCTATCCAGTCATTGTACTGCTAATTGTAGATAACTTTGAAATAAGCCGTTATTTTACTGAGGCCTCATCAGCTTTTCAGACCGTTTTTGTACAGCTCGCTAATCTACAAGTTGTCGATATTGTTATTCTTGCCAGTGGGTTTGCAGGCACGATTACAGCTGGTATTGTAATCAGGTTATTAAGGAAACATGGCTATCAAATGTTCTAA
- a CDS encoding leucyl aminopeptidase, with the protein MFTIRKTLFDQDHTLIVGLFDEDLHHQLIFQSLNKHSSGQVDTYVKEGDISTEYKHVSKYLSSGQLPVKRVYFLGLGKKGQLTRIRLKKAFGKLFKQIQADKIVQLSIALESFRPDNLSNEECAEIISEAMGTATYQLASFKRNQVQTITSIDSLTLISDGDEGILLRSLEKGIAFSKGVNKARHLVHLPANILTSAHMAKYAVDLADEYGFTAEILEKEQMEELGMGALLAVNQGSSEPPKMIVLKYQGLEEWTDVTAFVGKGITYDTGGYSIKSKTGMPGMKGDMGGAAAVLGAMETIGRLKPKQNVLAVIPSTDNMISGSAFKPDDVITSLSGRTIEVLNTDAEGRLALADGMTYAKQLHAVRIINVATLTGGMVTALGSWMTGALTNSEDFFKTVQDSGEKMGEPIWQLPYNEDYQAQVRKSSIADLNNSPTRKAHPIMGGAFVGEFAEDTPWVHLDIAGTSTAEAAHDLGPKGPTGVMSRTLADYILTR; encoded by the coding sequence ATGTTTACCATTCGAAAAACATTATTCGATCAAGATCACACGCTTATTGTTGGCTTATTTGATGAGGATTTACATCACCAGCTCATCTTTCAGTCACTGAATAAGCATTCCTCAGGTCAAGTAGATACATACGTCAAGGAAGGCGATATTTCTACGGAATATAAGCACGTGTCTAAATACTTATCTTCTGGACAGCTTCCGGTTAAACGTGTTTACTTTCTAGGTCTCGGAAAAAAAGGCCAGCTCACTCGCATACGTCTAAAAAAAGCTTTTGGAAAATTATTTAAACAGATTCAAGCGGATAAAATCGTTCAATTGTCTATCGCCCTTGAGAGCTTCCGTCCAGATAATCTTTCAAATGAAGAATGTGCTGAGATCATTTCTGAGGCTATGGGAACAGCCACTTATCAGTTGGCAAGCTTCAAACGTAATCAAGTGCAAACAATTACGTCTATTGATTCACTAACTCTAATTTCTGATGGGGATGAGGGAATACTGTTACGCTCTTTGGAAAAGGGGATTGCTTTTAGTAAAGGTGTTAATAAAGCGCGTCATTTAGTTCACCTTCCCGCAAATATACTGACCTCTGCACATATGGCGAAATATGCTGTGGATTTGGCTGATGAGTATGGCTTCACTGCTGAAATTTTGGAAAAAGAGCAGATGGAGGAGCTTGGGATGGGAGCATTGCTTGCTGTAAATCAGGGGTCATCGGAGCCTCCCAAAATGATTGTACTGAAATATCAGGGACTTGAGGAATGGACAGATGTAACTGCATTTGTAGGAAAAGGTATTACATACGATACCGGCGGCTACTCAATAAAATCTAAAACAGGCATGCCTGGAATGAAAGGCGATATGGGTGGTGCAGCTGCAGTGCTTGGGGCGATGGAAACAATCGGTCGCTTAAAACCAAAACAAAACGTGTTAGCTGTCATTCCGTCAACAGATAATATGATTTCTGGATCAGCATTTAAACCTGACGATGTGATTACATCATTAAGTGGAAGAACGATTGAAGTATTAAACACCGATGCTGAAGGCAGACTTGCCCTGGCAGATGGGATGACCTATGCGAAGCAGCTTCATGCTGTGCGAATAATCAATGTTGCAACATTAACAGGTGGTATGGTGACAGCATTAGGTTCATGGATGACAGGGGCACTAACGAACAGTGAAGATTTTTTTAAAACTGTACAAGACAGTGGTGAGAAAATGGGTGAGCCGATATGGCAACTTCCTTACAATGAGGACTATCAAGCACAAGTAAGGAAAAGTTCAATTGCTGACTTGAATAACTCTCCTACACGTAAGGCACACCCCATTATGGGCGGTGCATTTGTTGGAGAATTTGCAGAGGATACCCCGTGGGTTCATTTAGACATTGCGGGAACATCTACTGCTGAAGCAGCACATGATTTGGGTCCAAAAGGTCCGACGGGTGTAATGTCCCGAACGCTAGCTGATTATATCTTAACAAGGTAG
- the deoD gene encoding purine-nucleoside phosphorylase, translating into MSVHIGAKPGDIADKILLPGDPLRAKYIAENFLEDATCYNEVRGMYGYTGTYKGERISVQGTGMGVPSISIYINELMESYDVQKLIRVGTCGALQKDVKVRDVILASTSTTDSQMNRMVFDGIDFAPTADFGLLKNAYDAGVNKGLKLRVGNVFTSDSFYRDNAMELFNLLARYNVLAVEMETTALYTLAAKFNRQALSVLTVSDHILTGEETSSEERQTTFNEMIEVALEAAIQD; encoded by the coding sequence ATGAGTGTACATATTGGTGCCAAACCCGGAGATATTGCCGATAAGATTCTACTACCTGGAGATCCATTAAGAGCAAAATATATTGCTGAGAATTTCCTTGAAGATGCAACATGCTACAACGAAGTGCGCGGCATGTATGGCTATACTGGAACCTATAAAGGGGAGCGCATTTCTGTGCAAGGAACAGGCATGGGTGTTCCGTCTATTTCCATTTATATTAATGAACTGATGGAAAGTTATGATGTTCAAAAGTTGATTCGTGTGGGTACGTGTGGTGCCCTGCAAAAAGATGTAAAGGTTCGTGATGTTATTTTGGCCTCGACATCTACTACAGATTCACAAATGAACCGCATGGTATTTGATGGCATTGATTTCGCGCCAACTGCCGACTTTGGACTTTTGAAAAATGCCTATGATGCTGGTGTAAATAAAGGGCTTAAGCTGCGGGTCGGTAATGTCTTTACAAGTGATAGCTTCTATCGTGACAATGCGATGGAACTTTTCAACCTATTAGCCAGATATAATGTTTTAGCCGTTGAAATGGAAACGACAGCATTATATACGCTTGCAGCTAAGTTCAATCGACAAGCGCTCTCTGTTCTTACGGTCAGCGACCACATCTTAACAGGTGAAGAAACGTCGTCAGAAGAACGTCAGACAACCTTTAACGAGATGATCGAAGTAGCCTTAGAGGCAGCGATTCAAGACTAA
- a CDS encoding YuzB family protein: MNPIIEFCVNNLISGADEAMEELEKDPDLDVIEYGCLSHCGICSQGLYALVNGERVMADTPKELVDNIYQHLEENPLF, from the coding sequence ATGAATCCAATTATTGAATTTTGCGTAAATAATTTAATCAGCGGGGCTGACGAAGCAATGGAAGAGCTTGAAAAAGACCCTGATCTTGATGTTATAGAGTACGGTTGCCTTAGCCATTGCGGTATATGTTCTCAAGGACTGTATGCTTTGGTTAATGGTGAGCGAGTGATGGCTGACACACCAAAAGAGCTTGTCGACAATATTTATCAACACCTGGAAGAGAATCCCCTATTTTAA
- a CDS encoding 2-hydroxyacid dehydrogenase translates to MTKPYLFITRKLPDEVVDPFREHLDITMWDSKEEAVKPERLLKEAKQADGLLTMLSDSIHEDVLRQAENLKVVANLAVGFDNIDIEAAKKHNITVTNTPDVLTETTADLTFGLLMATARRMMEAAAFVKEGEWKHWSPLLMAGSDIHHKTIGIVGMGRIGEAVAKRARGFDMNVLYYNRTRKQEVEDKLGVEYVSFDHLINKADFVVSLVPLTEETEKLFNEVVFNKMKREAIFINVSRGKVMDEKALFHAITSGEIKGAGLDVFEEEPISATHPLLSLNEVVCLPHIGSASRETRYNMMKLSLDNVLNVLQGKDPSTPVN, encoded by the coding sequence ATGACTAAGCCCTATTTATTTATAACCAGAAAGCTCCCTGATGAAGTGGTGGACCCCTTTCGAGAACATCTCGATATTACAATGTGGGATAGTAAGGAAGAAGCAGTTAAGCCAGAAAGGCTCTTGAAAGAAGCGAAACAAGCAGATGGACTACTGACAATGCTTAGTGATTCCATTCATGAGGATGTACTTCGTCAGGCTGAAAACTTAAAAGTAGTCGCTAATTTAGCTGTTGGTTTTGATAATATTGATATTGAAGCCGCAAAGAAACACAATATTACCGTTACGAATACCCCTGACGTCTTGACAGAAACTACAGCTGATTTAACATTTGGCTTATTAATGGCGACAGCTCGTCGGATGATGGAAGCTGCAGCCTTTGTAAAGGAAGGGGAATGGAAGCATTGGTCTCCCTTGCTGATGGCTGGATCGGATATCCATCATAAAACGATAGGAATTGTCGGCATGGGTCGTATCGGTGAAGCGGTTGCTAAGCGAGCGAGAGGTTTCGATATGAACGTACTTTACTACAATCGCACACGTAAACAAGAGGTCGAGGATAAGTTAGGTGTCGAGTATGTAAGCTTTGATCATCTGATAAATAAAGCTGATTTTGTTGTTTCACTAGTCCCCCTGACAGAGGAAACGGAGAAATTATTCAATGAGGTAGTTTTTAATAAAATGAAGCGTGAGGCTATTTTTATTAATGTTTCTCGAGGGAAAGTGATGGATGAAAAGGCATTATTTCATGCTATTACGTCAGGTGAGATTAAGGGAGCAGGACTCGATGTGTTTGAAGAAGAACCAATCTCGGCAACTCATCCACTCTTATCACTTAATGAAGTGGTTTGTTTGCCCCATATTGGATCAGCAAGCCGTGAAACAAGGTATAACATGATGAAATTAAGTCTTGACAATGTTCTTAATGTTCTGCAGGGGAAAGATCCGTCAACTCCTGTTAATTAG
- a CDS encoding DUF2642 domain-containing protein, with the protein MDHLKLPPSYSKEVSININSVLVESLKEMTGEMLFVYTKSGTVRGERLGVVIDDHIWLRGCSVFLQIQTIIYFIQK; encoded by the coding sequence GTGGACCATTTAAAGTTGCCGCCCTCTTATTCAAAAGAAGTATCTATAAACATCAATTCTGTCCTTGTGGAATCTTTAAAGGAAATGACAGGTGAAATGCTCTTCGTTTATACGAAAAGTGGTACGGTGAGGGGGGAAAGACTGGGCGTTGTGATTGATGATCATATCTGGCTCAGGGGATGCAGTGTTTTCCTTCAAATCCAAACTATTATTTATTTTATACAAAAATAA